The following coding sequences lie in one Sphaerochaeta sp. genomic window:
- the deoC gene encoding deoxyribose-phosphate aldolase has protein sequence MESIASYIDHTILSEDATQERVERVCLEAITYRFASVCVNGCWVPLCARLLSGSGVKVCCVVGFPLGAMSTKAKVFEAKQAITDGADEIDMVMNIGWLKGHDDGLVQDEVAAVKMACRGRTLKVIIEACLLTEEEKVRACRLAKSAGADFVKTSTGFSKGGATVADVKLMRKTVGPECGVKAAGGIHTYAEAMAMIEAGANRIGASSGVEIVKEQHAAH, from the coding sequence ATGGAATCCATCGCAAGCTACATTGATCATACGATCCTCAGCGAGGACGCCACACAGGAACGTGTCGAACGCGTGTGTCTGGAGGCGATCACCTATCGGTTCGCTTCCGTCTGTGTGAACGGTTGCTGGGTGCCGTTGTGTGCGCGGCTGCTTTCCGGCAGTGGAGTGAAGGTGTGCTGTGTGGTGGGGTTCCCGCTGGGCGCCATGTCCACCAAAGCCAAAGTATTTGAAGCCAAACAGGCGATTACGGATGGCGCGGATGAAATTGACATGGTGATGAACATCGGCTGGCTGAAAGGCCATGACGATGGCTTGGTCCAGGACGAGGTGGCCGCGGTGAAGATGGCCTGCCGGGGGCGGACGCTGAAGGTGATCATCGAGGCCTGCCTGCTTACCGAAGAAGAGAAAGTCAGAGCGTGCCGGCTTGCCAAGAGCGCCGGCGCTGATTTTGTGAAGACCTCCACCGGCTTTTCAAAGGGCGGGGCGACGGTCGCCGACGTCAAGCTGATGCGAAAGACCGTTGGACCGGAATGCGGCGTCAAGGCCGCCGGAGGCATCCACACCTACGCCGAGGCGATGGCGATGATTGAGGCGGGAGCCAACCGGATCGGCGCCTCCTCCGGGGTGGAGATCGTCAAGGAGCAGCATGCCGCGCATTGA
- a CDS encoding thymidine kinase produces the protein MPRIEERPQGADFLKSLGFPTVDVHETFSHFDFTTPGRRVLVIGPMGSGKSEYAARLWRDAEVARRKSGAVKVLTSTGSLDRRNIFYLRSDLDSARFPDYPADALAYRGGYVRCGDHMAHIHDSFDLERVIASHPEVGTYIIDEASFFDERIAYVVRGASLSTGAMFIFPTLILNFRRDIFNATARLMLDIATDVIPLSAYCEHPDCMRDGFYTYRYYTVDGRECPALYFDPLIVVGGDVEKQSATEPNYAARCDKHHYLPGKEYTFLTLKPLGLDASKGNLKPLEKELAALQGDKTRSILYASLEKQYGKLPDGQVYLDAVRPQHIAEKALAYLFCEQNLIAEDLMRRIVTDLSLDTTYLSKTLSDNRRPVSFEQMMLL, from the coding sequence ATGCCGCGCATTGAGGAACGTCCCCAAGGGGCCGATTTCCTCAAAAGCCTTGGGTTTCCGACGGTGGACGTCCATGAGACGTTCTCCCATTTTGATTTCACCACGCCCGGGCGGCGGGTGCTGGTCATCGGCCCGATGGGCAGCGGAAAATCTGAGTACGCCGCCCGTCTGTGGCGGGACGCCGAGGTGGCACGCCGTAAAAGCGGGGCGGTCAAGGTGTTGACCTCCACCGGTTCGCTTGACCGGCGCAATATCTTTTATCTCAGGAGTGATCTTGATTCCGCGCGGTTCCCTGATTATCCGGCGGACGCGCTGGCGTACCGCGGCGGGTATGTCCGCTGCGGAGACCATATGGCGCACATCCACGATTCGTTCGATCTGGAGCGGGTCATCGCTTCCCACCCGGAGGTGGGGACGTACATCATCGACGAAGCGTCGTTCTTTGATGAGCGGATCGCCTACGTGGTGCGGGGCGCCAGCCTGTCCACCGGAGCGATGTTCATCTTCCCCACGTTGATCCTCAACTTCCGCAGGGACATCTTCAACGCCACCGCCCGTCTGATGCTGGACATCGCCACGGATGTCATTCCGCTTTCCGCCTATTGCGAGCATCCCGATTGCATGCGGGATGGCTTCTACACCTACCGCTACTACACGGTGGACGGCAGGGAATGCCCCGCCCTGTATTTCGATCCCTTGATCGTTGTCGGCGGGGATGTGGAGAAACAGAGCGCCACCGAGCCGAACTACGCCGCCCGCTGTGACAAGCATCACTATCTTCCTGGCAAGGAATATACCTTCCTTACGCTGAAGCCGCTGGGCTTGGACGCTTCCAAAGGAAATCTGAAGCCGCTGGAGAAGGAACTTGCCGCCCTGCAGGGGGACAAAACGCGTTCCATCCTGTACGCTTCTTTGGAAAAACAGTACGGGAAGCTTCCGGACGGCCAGGTGTATCTGGATGCGGTGCGGCCCCAGCACATCGCCGAGAAGGCGCTGGCCTACCTGTTTTGCGAGCAGAACCTCATCGCCGAAGATCTGATGCGGCGCATCGTCACCGACCTTTCCCTGGACACCACCTATCTTTCCAAGACCCTCTCGGACAACCGCAGACCGGTCTCGTTTGAGCAGATGATGCTGCTGTAG
- a CDS encoding sugar phosphate isomerase/epimerase translates to MMHIGFRAHDLGKFTTVQELAQRAASFQHPVTIQLAMKKVIATAKDPSAYTPEYVQAIHDDLAKEGVSIAVIGSYINPVHPDAEVRKRMLADFATNLRFTKEFGCRLVATETGSVHPDCSYSPDTYEPEILDRFHASLEFLLEQAERYDAIVGIEPVNHAHTICSIQRMVDLLDRYPTPHLGVVFDPVNLVGYTGIPESDGSFHRHPSREAQQRYFAEALDAFGPRIKAIHVKDFILSEQGTKIGDLTAGTGVMDWHLFNAELEKRHIDVPCLLENLNPDTLTKTLASLS, encoded by the coding sequence ATGATGCACATCGGATTCCGCGCCCACGATCTGGGCAAATTCACTACCGTACAAGAACTGGCCCAAAGAGCCGCTTCTTTCCAACATCCCGTCACCATCCAGCTGGCGATGAAAAAAGTCATCGCCACGGCAAAGGACCCGTCGGCGTACACCCCGGAGTATGTCCAGGCCATCCACGACGACCTGGCCAAGGAAGGGGTTTCCATCGCCGTCATCGGCTCGTACATCAACCCCGTCCATCCCGATGCCGAGGTCCGCAAGCGGATGCTGGCTGACTTCGCCACCAACCTCCGCTTCACCAAGGAGTTCGGCTGCCGCCTGGTCGCCACGGAAACCGGATCCGTCCATCCTGACTGTTCGTACAGCCCGGACACCTATGAACCCGAAATCCTGGACCGGTTCCACGCCAGCCTGGAGTTCCTGCTGGAACAAGCGGAGCGGTATGACGCCATCGTCGGCATCGAGCCGGTCAACCACGCCCACACCATCTGCTCCATCCAGCGGATGGTCGACCTGCTGGACCGCTACCCGACTCCGCACCTTGGCGTGGTGTTCGACCCGGTCAATCTGGTCGGATACACCGGAATTCCCGAATCGGACGGCTCGTTCCATCGTCATCCGTCCCGGGAAGCGCAACAGCGGTATTTCGCCGAAGCGCTGGATGCCTTCGGGCCCAGGATCAAAGCGATCCACGTGAAAGACTTCATCCTCTCCGAACAAGGAACGAAGATCGGGGACCTGACGGCGGGAACCGGCGTCATGGACTGGCACCTGTTCAATGCGGAACTGGAAAAACGACACATCGACGTTCCCTGCCTGTTGGAAAACCTCAATCCGGACACACTGACAAAAACCCTTGCCTCACTTTCCTAA